The stretch of DNA CCCTGAAGAGATGCCCAAAGCTTCAAAAATACAATATATTATGCTTTTCTTTCCATCAGTGTGATGTAGAAAGTGGAACCATTCATAGGGAAGGTGTGCAAACTCTTCTGAGGAAAATCCCTACACCAGGATGTGTAGCATCTTTAATAGTTACACTGATTTCTTTGCAGCAgaaaaagtatttttattttatttttgttttactgtcagTCCGGCTTCTTTGCCAGGTTTTCTGAAGGCATTGGCGTCTTAAAATGTAAGAAATCTAAATAATTATCTCCTCTGTAGAATAACAACGCCTCATAATGCGTTTTTTCTTAACCATGATATGGGCACTCCGGTGATATTACACAATTTGGCTTCCAACTCCAAACAAACCAAACACAGCGTGTCATTACATCTCTGTAAAAATGTTACCAAGGCAAATGTCTTTATCTTTCTACGAAGTCGTAAATGCATGCAAAGAGGGTTAATTAGTGATAAAgagttagcatagcaaccaatTTCATTCTGTTAAAGCACATGTGGGTAGTTCTCAATGGCTGAAAAGGCAAAGAGGGAACATCAATCAGACACAAGCATTATAATGGATGACTTTTAACTTGGTGCACGGGAAATAAATATAGAAGTATGTTTGCCCAACTCCTGCCTAACATGACTTACAAACAGACAGAGGTTTATTAGAAAAACTGTTACCAGGCACTAGTCAGAATATCTTTGTATCCATGTCTTTTGGACAAGCATAGAAAAATATCTTATTCTCATTATTTATTCTCTCCTGTTTTTATTGTCTTTAGGCTTGTATTACTTCCTTCAAAGGAGTCCCTTggtgtttcttttgttttttattctaGCAACTAAGGCAGCAAGGCAGGGGAAGTGATTCTGTTCTTATAAAAAAAGATGGCCACCGTGTTTCTCCCTTCTGAAGAATAGAATCTTAATGAACTGCTAGTCAATATTCTCAATGTATTAAATTAATGATGAACATTTGGTTTTAGACGGGTCTTTCCTTAAACTTATAAGACTGATTTAGAATCAAAATGTAGGTAATGAAAGGCAGAACATTTGGAGGAGTAAGCTGGAGTTTGAAGCAATATGGCGATTTCTTTCAGTATCATTTAGGTATAAGGTGAAACAGTTCCCATCCATAGAAAAGGCAACGTATTTTGCAGATTTTATAAGACGCTAACATGCTACATAGAGGTAACCTACCATACTCTCAGAAATACGAGATAGGCTGAATAAAACACTGTAGGCAATACGCTCTGTAAACTCAATACAGAGCTAACGTTTATACAGTTAACCCATATAATTAATCCTTATGATAACATTTAGGGTTGATCTCCCTAAGCTCCTAAGGTCTCTCTATAAAACCATACCTAACAACATATGATGGACAAACAGAAAAACAGTTACATAGTCAGACTATTTTGACCTATTAACACACAAAGAACATGATAAGAATACATATAAGACAACGTAATGTAACATGCCAAAACCATTAGACCTTTAAAGTTAAATGATGTGTCAAATGCTACGAGACAGGTGGGTTGGTGTGCAACACGTGTGACCCCTGAGGACTGAAATACCGAGCGCAAGCCTTCATTATGTTTACATCATCATTTGGGGACGGAAGCATCCTTTGATCCTTACACACAATTACACaaatgcacacatacacacaacccCCTCTCTTGCTGTACCATTTCTGTTAGACAGCTGTTATCCACGTAACAAGTCTCCCCAAGAAGATAAACAACAAATaactcaaaaagaaaaaaaagactcAAATACACTAATTCTTACAGTACCATTTCCTGCAAAAAAGCATTATTTGCCTTTACAAAATAACATTTTATATAGGAAAGTGTAGCAAATTGCATGTTTTGTACTATAACatcataattattattattaccattaTTAATATAAATGTTAAGCAGGTTAATAGATGGTTGTTCTATTAGGCAGGCAGCCAGGCACGTAGCTAGTATCATGGCACGGAGGAAGGTAGAAAATAAAGTCACTTGGTTTGATCAAAATGGATCAAGAGAACACTTCGGTCCGGAATTGCTCCGGTCTTACCAGTTCAAACTGGTTTCAAGCAGTTCAAAAAGTATTTTCAACAAGTCTCCCATTTAGGGCCACTTTGCAGCACTGGCCATTTTGccagttgtttttttctttttgccaGTTTCAGAAACAAAAAGGAAAGGAGCTAGAAAAGCCAACCGATCCTTTTCTTGACCAAAGTAACCAAACTGCAACCCAGAACCAACTGGGTTAACTCCACCAGTTTCAAAGAGTCAAAATAAGTTTTGGTTTGGATCCATTAGCACAGCGGTGTGACAGTCAAAAACATGCTTTGGACCAGACCAAAGTTCTTCTGACCAGATAACATCTGGTTGTACCGAGATAAACGATCTGAATGATGCATCAGACCAGTTAGGACCAGTTTGGTTCAGTTCCACCCGGTGCATAACAGATCAGCCAAGTTAAAGTGTTTTGCTTCTAGCATATTTTTTGCTCTGCTGTATGGTGGCTGTGCAAGTGCTGAGCTCCTCAAACTCATCCTAAATGAGAGCAGTCTAACTTTGTGTCCAGCTTCCAATCCTCTTATTTGGAAAGCACATGAAGTGGCTGTTTATTAAAAGGTGATTTCAGCTGCATGCCCGGACTCTGTCATTGAATACTTGCCACAGAGCTGTCAAGTGGCCGTCACTCAACACAGGATTCAGGCTTTTTCTCCAAACTGTCCCTGCAGCAGTTCAGCGGGATCCTACGGTGATTTTTGACCATTTGACAGCCGAGTGCTTCCAGCATAAGGATGTGTTCCATTTAGTGCCCAGGATAGGCCCGTTGTGACATGAGCGAGCCTCCAGGAACGTGGAGGCCGACAGCTTATTCATTCAATAAAAAGCGTTCTTTAAAGGTTTGTTTGAGTCAAATGCATCAGATTAATTACTCTCTGCGTTCTCATCTAAGTTTTTAGATTCGGCAACAGTCGTGACCTCTGTGGGTTTTGTGGTGTCATCATTACTATCCGACACCGTTTCATCTCCCAACTCCTGGTTTGTTACGTCATGACCCTCTTCTCTTACTTCCATTTCAGCTTCCGTTTCATTGTCAGTGGCATCAGCGCCTGTCTTTTCTTTTGCTTGGTTGTCGTGACCATCTCCTATGACATCATTGTTTTCGTCTGTGATCTCACTGTGAGCAGTTTCATCTTTTTCCTCGGGTGTCACATTTTGACACCCGTGCTCCGGCGTCACCGTGACATTCTGATTGTGGTCCTCTTGCGTGGGACCCTTCTTTTTGTCTGTGTACCTGTGTAGGCCcctctgtatgtgtgtggtgAAATCATAGCGATCGACACACACGTGAAGGCAAAAGCTGCATTGGTATGGTCCCTGGTCGCCGTGGCAACTCATGTGCAGTGCATACATGACCTCGTCGAGGAAGTAGATCCCACAGTGGATGCAGCGATTGGTCAGGTCGTCCTGCGTGGACGCTTCCACCATTACGCGATTCGATGGGGCACTTGACTGACTTTTCGTCAAATGATCCTTTTCTATCTCCTCCCTCTGGTTCTCTCCTTCatccatcctctcctcctcctctttctctgctttccAGTTCTCTCTAGACCTCTCAGCCAGCGGCGACTCTTGCTTTCTCCTCTCCGCACCGTTTGTTGACACGTGTGAATTCGCAGCACTGGTATCTCTTTGTCTTATTGCCAGATCCAAGGGGGCGTCATTTTCTAACGATGGCGAGGAGGTTTGAgaatgaagaggaggaggaggatagtgaggaggagctggaggagggggaagaggAGAGTAGGGGGAGGCACAGTAAGGCACCGTGTAGCTTTGCTGATGATGCTGTACCGGAGCCACCATGGCACCAAGGTAAAGAGAGTTGTTCCCAACGCTACCAGGACTGCTCAGATTACTGAAGGTACCGGGGACCCCAGAGGCGGCGGCCATCTTGTACTTGGTCCAGAACCTGAGCCAATCCGATTCAGGCGTCAGATCAGGGGAGAGGGTTAATGGTAGGGGTAAGGAGAAAAGAGGGTACTGGTATTTTTCAATGGGTGAACCAGGGGGCGAATAACTAGACGGTTTGGATGGACGCATGTACTTTTCAATTGGACTCCCTCTTTCTGATCCACCTCCTCCTTTACCTCCCTCTACTTTGGATATTATCCCGCCCTCTGTGAGGCCTCCATTACCCTCAGCTACCAACGAGGAGGGGGTGTGTGAcggaaggagaagaggaggcatGCGCCGGTGGATCTCCAATGTTTGATTGGCTAGGAAGGCTTGAGTGGATCGGGGGGAGCGTGAGCGAGGGGAAGGCTGCTGGTTTTTGATTGAAGCAAAACATTTGTCTGACTCCTCCCCATTGACACGCTCTTCGCTGGTGATGCGCTGTTGTTTCGGGGCGGTGGTCTCAGATGACAGGGAATCAGGGTTGATGCGTTTCCTTGTACGGCGGCGGATTATTTGTTCACCGTTGTTCTGCTTTATGATGTTCAGAGGTCTTGGTGTCTAGGAGATAAaggaaacaaaaaaggaaaacatGAAAAAAGGACAAGTGTTAAAAAACGATCAGCTATTGACAATTTATATTCTTGTTTGAATGTTTTCCAACAAATTATCTACGGCTACATCAAACATATAAAGCCTAGCATCATTTGACTGTGATTACATTAATAAGgttaaatacacaaagacatcaATGCTAAGAAAGTTGCATTATGGCTGATCGAAGATGCACAACTGCAGTTACTGTTTGTAATAATAATGCAAAGTAGGCCAACTCAACACAAATCTCCAATTTACCAATAGTATATCAACATTTGAAAACTCTTAATTCCTTTACACTTGACCTATGTATAATTAACTGTGATATGCTAAAGAAAAGACATGTACATCAAGTCTGAGGACTGTGCTTTTTGCCCTTACCACAAGGGGGAGCACTTACATCTGATGTAAATTGTTTGCCCTTAAAACTAAACTTTCCCAGACAGATCCCTAACTTACTCTTGACAGAGGTCTGAATTCCAAAGAATGAAATCTGGTGTGGTGCTTCTTCAACACACTATCTGAATCATGTGTTACTTCTAAAGACAAATGTAGTACTTCTAAAGATAAATGAGTGGCGATGAAACGTATTTGATGTTTCATTCCTTACACATgccaaaacaaataaaacaaattccAGACAAATTAGCGAAAGATTTTCTTTCATTGGAGTAAAATAAATGGGCCAGTTTAAAGTGTCTTTAAAGTGTCTACACTTCAACTCAAAAGTAATGACTTGATATCAATTCCCTATTGGAGAATTGACTACACTCATGCCTACTCTCTTATACACATAACACATAGTAAACGTATCACAGCATTAATGCAaaacaaagtcaaattcaactGGCACAAAGATAGGAGGTTTTTTTAAGCATAAATAAATCTTTAAGTTGAGTTTATTGAAATGTTGACTGAAATGCAGGTTGAATTTATTCCACTTAACATGTTAGGAATAGCAAAGACCCTTGTTATTATATGTGCCTATATTtaactcttaaatgtgtgtctaaCTGATGTAAGACTTAGTACATTACATTGTGGGAAATAAAAACCAGCTGCGTATAGAAGCATCAAGCAAGAAGGAACATAGATGGATGACGGTGTTCAAGTGGAAGAAAAGCAAGAACGTGGGTTGGAGCTTCTATTTAAAGAAAAAAGCATGAACACCTTGCTATGTCTGCAATAGGTATGATTTATCCCAGCGTGAATGAAAAGCAAGTACGTGGGTTAGGACTTTAATATGTACCTATGTCTACGACTAAGAATGTGCGCTTAATCCAGAGATGTCCTGCTGCCCTCGTAACAAATTATGTCAACACATTCATCAACAGGGTCAACTCATGCTCACAACAGTCCTTACTTACAACACTGTTTCAATGTATACACTTTATATAGGGGCCTCCTCTCGAAGCCATGCTTGCAATCGtctttgttgtttttcaaaGAGCTGTCCTATTCATCATTTTGGACAGCTTGTAAATATctgaaaaactatttgtttctctcgAAAACTGACACAATTACAGTATGTCAGTCAAATAATTGACATTTTCCTTTATGGTCCTAAAGTTGTGTGTTTCTAGCTATAGAGAAAAGACAGGAGAGGAAGGGGAGAGAGGAATGAAAGGGGTGAGATTAATGAGAAGGGGGAAAAACTGATATATGGTTTACAGGAAGGATGAGGTAGAGGCAGGGGACATGAAGGAAAGAGGAAAGAAAGGAGggagggagtaaacacagaaggAGGATGGCTATAAAAAGAAAAGGCAATAAGCAAAAAATAACACCCCTTATGATGGAAACGATGTGTCTTTATTCCATACTACATACTGAAACTAATCAGGATCTATTTACACTATATATGTAAAAGTGAAATGGATCATTGATTCCTGAGATCCAACCAATTAAACGCATTTTTTGTGAGTGCATTCATTAAATGTCTTCTGTCTATTTTGCAGAGAGAGCAGCCTAATCAATGGGTATGTACATAGTTCAGTCTCTCCTTAAAAAGCTCTTCTGCGTTTTCTCCTAATCCCTCTCCATCTCTCACTCTTTACACATCCCCTCCTCTTTCATTATCCCTGTCCTCACACTTTACCTTCATCTTCTCTTCTCTCTTTGTCTTCTTCCTTTTTCCTACCCCTTGTTTGTCTTCcttctttcctttcctttcctctcctttcctttcctttcctttcctttcctttcctctcctctcctctcctctcctctctctcctctccctccctaaatGTCTACCATTTTCTCCCTTCTTATGCATAACTCTTGTTTCCCCTCTCTCACTCTGAAGTGTTTTACTAGCTGCTATCCTCTCTCATAATGTGTGTAGAGCATATAAAACTTTTATTATAGGGTATAAAATACGGCTGTCGTGAAGATTGTCAAGAGTAGAGAGAGCCGGGACGTGATTGGAGCAGCATATGAGATGAACAGGTTGACTCGGGGACATCGGCAGGGGCAGGAAGGAGTAAACTGCGATGGCTTGTCATCCTCTGAATGGTCTTTAAAGCTCAATTCAATAATTTCAGTTTAGTGCTTGGGGTTGTAACACGGTCGATCCACTGATGCTGACACTGATTCATTAcactgaaacctttttgttcacTTTGAAATGTTACAAGCTGAGCCTAAAAGGCCAATATGTGAGCATGAATCTGGCATATATATATGTTGAAGCTCTGAAGGCTTGTTTCACAATGAATGTTTTTGAGAGTAAGTTGGTTTATTTAAGTGGGAAATTAGCTTTAACTGTTCGAAGACATAAGAGGTGAGAAGCTCAATATTCTCAAGTCAACTAAATTCCAGGCAGGGTCTTTATCTCATCTGTAATTCATGCAGTCTAATTACATTTAGAATTTCTATTGACTTTCCTCGGGCTTCGATGGTAAGTTGATATATTCCCTCATATTTCTCACTCCATGGAGCTGGCTCACAGTGCCTGCTGAAATGGTGTGTAACTCCCAGCTCAGACCAAATCAAATATACTATTTCCACAATATTACGTTTCACAGCGGAATTGTATGCAGGAATATAACTGCAGTATGCACAGTTTAATTTGAGCAATGTGCTAATGGACAAGACAGGAGGTAATTAGGGGTCGAAACCTACGCTGTGGATGTATTAAAACATATCATAGAGTCTATAAAATAGTCAAAAGTACTTGGTTTTTTGATCTAGTACAACTTCTATGAGTATATGAAGGTTTCTTTTACAGGGTTAGGAGTTCATTACCGTAAATTAATTTCTGTATAATAATACACCTGATATTTAGCTTTACTTGCTGACTGAGGTGTAAGTGCTTTCCCTCTCACAATTGTTTtgaaatacatttgaataaaatTACAAATATTCAGAAACTTCATGTATTTGGGAAATGTTGTAATCAATCTCAAAGGTCTAACGTGTGTTTAGTATAATCCATTTAACCATCTGTTTGCATGCAAATGACTGTATCACATACCGAATGAAGTTTTTGGTATAAACCACATGCGTTGCAGACGTAGCCTCCATTGGAGTTCTTCCTCCACAATGACGTCTTGGTAGTCAGACAGTTTGCACAGAAGACCCCGCTGCCTCTGCGTCGCTACGGAAGGatacaaaacagaaaacattaGAATGGGAAGTAAATAACTAGATTTATAAAGCAACGTTTTGTCGGTAAGAAAGATGTAAAGTcacagaaagaaaagaaagagggGGAAAACTGAAAATGCTGTTTTTAGTTTCAAAAATCTTTTCACACCGCTCAAATAAGATTAGGACAGAGAGAGAACATCTTGGTTATCCTGCCAAATAGTGAAACCTTTTGAGAATGTTGTTGTACTATAATTTTTCCTTTTTAGAACAAGTTTAATATATTGTGAATATAATGTTGGTACTCAAGAACTGCTCCACAGAAAATATATGTTTTCAACTTGCAGCATAAAGTGTGTAGGTGTTTATCTAAACTGCCAGAGGTACTTTACAGGTAAGTGTTAGACTTTTACTGTTTTagtgtgtgtacacacacacacacacacacacacacacacacacacacacacacacacacacacacacacacacacacacacacacacacacacacacacacacacacacacacacacacacacacacacacacacacacacacacacacacacacacacacacacacacacacacacacacacacacacacacacacacacacacacacacacacacacacacacacacacacacacacacacacacacacacacacacacacacacacacacacacacacacacacacacctctgcagTTTATGAAGCAGCGGTGCATAAAAAAGTAGAGTGTGCAAGACAGGGTGGGGGCGGGTTGGGTTTAAAAGGCCAATTGTCGTGGCAACGTGCTCCATCACAGTAATGAGCCAATCACAACGTTTCTCCATCCCATTAAGTCTCTGGCCCCATTCACCACCTTTATGACCCTGAGAAGACAGCAtacctcatctttctcctccaTGAATATGTCTGTTTCTCTCTCTATTTGCCTGTCCGTCCAACCAGGTCTTTCTCTCTGCTTTACTTTGGATCAGCATTGGTGCTTATTCAATCTTTACTTCCTCATCTCCTCTTGATATTTTTCAATGTTTTCCTAAATACTAAATatctacataataataataataataataataataataataataataataatacattggatTTTTATAGTGCTTTTCCTattgctcaaagacgctttacataagACCAGAAACAGAAACACAATACAACGCATGTATAAGATTTACAACACGCCTGCATGTAATTCCTTTTTCTTCACAGACCTTTAAATAATGTGCATTTTTCTCTCAGTTTGTGATGTCCTCTCTGATTATGTCAGTATGGTTGTGCTTGTAAAAGCTGTTTATGTGCCTATGAGTATGGCTTACTAAAATCTACCTTCTATGGATCTGCCATATTACGACCTTAACATATCTCGCTTGGATTCACATAGTTATCCCAATTCACTCTCACTCCATCATGGACTTTGCAGCCACTGGGACCTTCTCCTTTCAGTGCGGTTtcttgttgttttatgttcatgacaGTGCTGGGAgtttagcatttttttttttcgggcTCAGAGCACCCAGTGCCAGAAGTTAAAAATATTTCAACTTTTCACAAAAGAGTGCTGCACTTCAATCAGGCTTTCTGTAGTTTCAGAGCTACAGATGGAGCCACTACCAAGCATCTGTTTTGCGCTGCCAGCTCAAAGCCGGAGAGCCCAGTGGGCACAacactattcactttatttatGCAATCTAATGTACTGCAAGCATTCCTGCACTTTACATTTTGTGTGGCAACATCCAGAAATACACATACATCTACTGTATACCTATGGCCAGAGCAACACACATGAAGAATATCATTTATAGTTCTGGTAAGGAAAAAAACACTTTAAACTACAAATGCTAATATTACATAGTGGTGTAGGAGAAATCACCTAATGTTTAAAGGCAACAGCAAATGTTATATTGAATATTTTAGAGGTAAGACATAAAATAGCAACGGATCAGGAACTCATTAAACACCTGGACTACACGGCATAAGACTAAACATCAAAATACCACCAGCAATGAAAAATGGTTTAATACATTTTCCGTTTCCTTGCTATAATTTTAGCTCATAAACAGACGTTCACGATAACATCCTTCATGCCGTGTGGATCAGGATACAAAATTAAACTTTTAGATTGTTCCGGGATTGAACACAAAAGAACCCCACAGATGCGTTTATTTATTCTaggaaaaaaacattatttcatTCTCATTTTGTGTATAATAAAACCTGTTTCCCATAACATGTAATAAACACCTGAGCTAATATTAGAGTCTTTACTTTTTGTCCAGCTAACGTCAGAGAGCAGAACAGTTTCATGACCAAAtcctctgctctgctctgtgtgtgtgtgtgtgtgtgtgtgtgtgtgtgtgtgtgtgtgtgtgcgtgcgttcgTTCGTCTGCCTAAGTGTATATGTTGCACACACCATACGGTCACCACATGTACAGAGACAGAGCCAGGTGATTGATTGATGTAcgcttcctgtgtgtgtgtctctgtatgtgtgtgtgtgtgtgtgtgtctagtgTTGCAAGCCAAACAGTGATTCTGTCATCAGAATTCAGTTTCCCTCCGAGCACCCAAATCACTCACATATGGCCCCACAGCTGCCCctcattttcacacacacacacacacacacacacacacacacacacacacacacacacacacacacacacacacacacacacacacacacacacacacacacacacacacacacacacacacacacacacacacacacacacacacacacacacacacacacacacacacacacacacacacacacacacacacacacacacacacacacacacacacacacacacacacacacacacacacacacacacacacacacacaccattgacttacatgcatttcctggagacttatcctaaccttaaccataaccaacacattcctaaccctaaacctaaccaagtcttcaccctaaaagtaatgattcccctcatggggacctccattttgtccccataagggaggcgagtccccacacgtcactgtgtagacagatttaggtccccacaagtatagtaatgctagacacacacacacacgctaatGAAAGCATGCAAGATTTCTATGAGAGGCCACTATCCAGTAACAGTGTGTGTTGGGTGTATCTTGGCTTCTCCAAAACCACGATAAAAGGATagcccagtgtgtgtgtgtgtgtgtgtgtgtgtgtgtgtgtgtgtgtgtgtgtgtgtgtgtgtgtgtgtgtgtgtgtgtgtgtgtgtgtgtgtgtctataagACAGGAAAGTACAGAAATAGCTCCCACCACCTTCCAAAATGCACATGCACTCCACAACTTCCTCTTCAATCATCAGCTGGTTGGCTTGAGGTGTGGAAATGTGCAAGTTCACATCATGCAGAcgagcaaacacacacattcacacagttAGACATGGCTTTGAGAGGGAGCACATCTCCTCGTGAAACTCTTG from Pseudochaenichthys georgianus unplaced genomic scaffold, fPseGeo1.2 scaffold_1591_arrow_ctg1, whole genome shotgun sequence encodes:
- the LOC117441242 gene encoding zinc finger transcription factor Trps1-like; this encodes MEEKDERRRGSGVFCANCLTTKTSLWRKNSNGGYVCNACGLYQKLHSTPRPLNIIKQNNGEQIIRRRTRKRINPDSLSSETTAPKQQRITSEERVNGEESDKCFASIKNQQPSPRSRSPRSTQAFLANQTLEIHRRMPPLLLPSHTPSSLVAEGNGGLTEGGIISKVEGGKGGGGSERGSPIEKYMRPSKPSSYSPPGSPIEKYQYPLFSLPLPLTLSPDLTPESDWLRFWTKYKMAAASGVPGTFSNLSSPGSVGNNSLYLGAMVAPVQHHQQSYTVPYCASPYSPLPPPPAPPHYPPPPLHSQTSSPSLENDAPLDLAIRQRDTSAANSHVSTNGAERRKQESPLAERSRENWKAEKEEEERMDEGENQREEIEKDHLTKSQSSAPSNRVMVEASTQDDLTNRCIHCGIYFLDEVMYALHMSCHGDQGPYQCSFCLHVCVDRYDFTTHIQRGLHRYTDKKKGPTQEDHNQNVTVTPEHGCQNVTPEEKDETAHSEITDENNDVIGDGHDNQAKEKTGADATDNETEAEMEVREEGHDVTNQELGDETVSDSNDDTTKPTEVTTVAESKNLDENAESN